tTGATAAGAAAGAGCGCTTGCGCACATTCATAGCTTTGCCGATTGATGAACCAACATGGTTTGCTCCCTTCATAAGTAATAAGGTGCTTGAAGAATTGATACCAAGGTTAGGGCACTTAAGGGTGCTCTCATTGGCTTATTACAAGATAAGTGAGATACCAGATTCATTTGGTAAGTTGAAACATTTGAGATACCTTAATTTGTCCTACACCAGTATAAAATGGTTACCAAATTCAATTGGTAATCTTTTTTACCTTCAGACATTGAAATTATCATGCTGTGAAGAGCTTATCAGGTTGCCTATTAGCATCGGTAACCTAATCAATCTTCGACATCTTGATGTTGCTGGTGCAATAAGATTACAAGAAATGCTTGTACAAATTGGCAAACTAAAAGATTTGCGGATATTGTCTAATTTCATTGTGGACAAAAACAACGGTTTGACAATCAAGGAGTTGAAGGACATGTCACATCTGCGAAGAGAACTTTGCATTTCGAAATTGGAAAATGTGGTGAATATTCAAGATGCAAGGGATGCCAATTTAAAATTGAAGCGTAACCTTGAAAGCTTGATAATGCAGTGGAGTTCTGAGCTGGATGGTTCAGGGAATGAAAGGAATCAAATGGATGTCCTTGACTCTCTACAACCTTGTTTGAATCTGAACAAACTCTGCATTGAGTGGTATGGTGGTCCAGAATTCCCACGTTGGATAGGGGATGCCTTGTTCTCTAAGATGGTGGATCTAAGTCTCATAGATTGCAGAAAGTGCACGTCTTTACCATGCTTGGGGCAGTTGCCATCGCTCAAACAGTTGAGGATCCAAGGAATGGTTGGAGTAAAAAAGTGGGTGCAGAGTTTTATGGAGAGACTCGTGTTTCTGCAGGTAAGTTTTTCCCATCACTAGAGTCTCTACATTTTAATAGCATGTCAGAATGGGAGCACTGGGAGGATTGGTCTTCCTCAACAGAGTCATTATTCCCTTGCCTCCATAAGCTTACAATTGAGGATTGCCCCAAATTGATTATGAAACTACCCACTTACCTACCTTCTCTTACAAAGCTCTCTGTTCTCTTTGTCCAAAATTGGAGTCTCCACTTTCAAGACTTCCACTGCTGAAGAAATTACAAGTAAGAGAATGTAATGAGGCGGTCTTGAGCAGTGGAAATGACCTCACCTCACTCACCAAGTTAACAATTTCTGGGATTTCAGGCCTTATCAAATTGCATGAAGGATTTGTGCAATTTTTGCAAGGGCTTCGGGTTTTGAGAGTATCGGAATGTGAAGAACTCGAATATTTGTGGGAGGATGGTTTTGGATCGGAAAACTCTCTTTCTCTTGAGATTAGAGATTGTGATCAACTTGTATATTTGGGATGCAATCTTCAGTCTTTGGAAATAATTAAATGTGATAAACTAGAGAGGCTTCCAAATGGATGGCAGAGTCTAACATGCCTTGAAAAATTGGCAATCAGGGATTGTCCAAAGCTAGCGTCATTTCCAGATGTAGGTTTCCCACCAATGCTGAGAAATATTGTTCTTGAGAATTGTGAAGGTCTAAAGAGTCTACCTGATGGCATGATGTTGAAGATGAGGAACGACAGTACTGACAGCAACAACTTGTGTCTCCTTGAAAAGCTAGTGATATTCAGCTGTCCATCTCTCATTTGCTTTCCAAAAGGGCAATTACCCACCACCCTTGACCAGCTAGTGACATACAGGTGTCCATCTCTCAAGTCTCTTCCAGAAGGAATACCCGCCACTCTCAAGAAACTCTACATAAGGAATTGTGAAAGGCTAGAGTCTCTACCAGAGGGAATAATGCACCAACATTCCACCAATGCTGCTGCTCTCAAGGAACTTGAAATAAGTGTTTGTCCATCTCTCACACCCTTCCCAAGAGGCAAGTTTCCATCCACCCTTGAGCGACTTCACATTGAGGATTGTGAACACCTCGAGTCAATTTCAGGGGAGATGTTTCACTCTACTAATAATTCACTTCAATCTTTAATCCTCATGAGGTATCCTAATCTCAAAACCCTACCAGATTGCCTCAACACCCTCACATATCTACGTattgaagattttgaaaatctgGAATTGTTGCTTCCTCAGATAAAAAAGCTCACCCGTCTTACACGGCTCGATATCTGTAACTGCAAGAATATCAAGACCCCCCTATCCCAATGGGGCCTTTCCAGACTCACCTCTCTTAAATACCTCCATATTAGTGGCATGTTTCCAGATGCAACTTCCTTTTCGGATGACCCCCACTCGATTCTTTTTCCTACAACTCTCACCTCCCTTACCCTTTCAGAATTCCAGAATCTGGAATCCCTAGCCTCCCTGTCTCTCCAAACCCTCACCTCTCTTGAAAAACTATGGATCCGCAATTGCCCTAAGCTCCGATCGATTTTGTCAAGGGAAGGACTATTGCCTGACACACTTTCAGAACTGAATGTGCATCGTTGCCCACATCTAACACAAAGGTACTCGAAGGAGGAAGGAGATGATTGGCCCAAGATTGCCCACATCCCCTGTGTGCACATGTATGGCTAATCCATCTGAGTAATAAATAAGGTATTACATCTCATTCCCAACACAtcattcttcctctttctcttctcAACACCGCTTTCAATTTCTCTTACGCGCTACTGTAATTTTCTAATTGGACTTAATTTTTAACAAGAAAGCAGCTCTTGACATGGCTCTTGGCTTGGTATTTTCCCAGTGTCTAATTTTCTCTATAATCtgtcacaataaaaaataagcatTACTACTTCTACCTTTCCAGGTGcaataaatgagattttaattcAACAAATTCAATATCTAATGTATCAAGACCTTTATACTATAGGAAGTTCTAGTTTATTGACTTGGTTTGGTTTACTAATTAGATGACATTATCACTTCACTTATTGTAGTTATAATGAGAAAAACGGTGTCAATTTGAGAAAGGGGAAGAATGGCGTTATATAGATCTCATTCctaaaataatgatcaatgAAGTGCTATTTTAATCAAAGGGCCACTCCGCCAATATACAGTCAGGTAATTCTTTTGCGCTTAAACTTTTCTTTCTGTTTATTTcatttaagattttctttttcttgaagcTTCGAGCCTGAAACAAATATTGAACAGATTTTCATACTCTATTTTGATTTGGTAGTTTGCAAAAATTAAATGAACCATTTATAACtgttgaaaaattaagaaaaaataatgtaagaagtgttctctgtttttgttctggtttttttttttctttttgtgttctctgttcatttcttatatgaaaaaataaagggcACTGAACAACTCTAGGGCATATTCTAGTTAGTTGCTTTATTAGCAAGTCATTCaaattgctttgtttttttcttgcttcaatataccaaattttatggACAACTTTAATGACTTGAATTTCAatgcttttaaataattttattcacaatTTCATGTGTTTgattaaactcatttaattggAATTAAACACGTTTAAATTATCGATTTGACaacatttaaaacatttttggtTCCTCAGAAGTGTTAAATGAATTTCtcatagattttcatttttccctcaattttccgataaataatcaaacaagagaaaaagtttataattttttttccctactttcccataaattttttgagaaccaaaatagttttataattgctaatttttaaaaattattaaattcatatatatatatatatatatatatatatatatatatatatatatatatatatatatatatatatattttactctttcctttctcatgcaagaaaaaggaaattatgtGTGCTAAATTTATCAAACCAAActaatcatcattttttgtgttttttttcttttcatttcagtGTTCATTGTAAGTAATCAAGATGAGTATAGAAGATTTCTTATGATAAACAAAGTTTCGATTATGACCATGGAAGAAACATGTAAGGTAAACAACAATAATTTTATGCCAATGTTTTTTTAGATATGAGATTATTTAGAATTCATATGAAGTATTTTATGAAACTTGAGTTTGTCAAATTTTTTAGATGATTGAACTCTCCTTTGGTTCAGCAGCTTGCAGTGATTGGGCGTCCAAGTAAAATGTGCTCTAACCAAGTGGACTTCTTCAAAAGGTAAGCAGTACGCATAAATCTCTTCTTGAGATAGTGGATGCACTTATTTTTGtctcaattttgatgatattttcttcatgttttgaCTTTTGCAAGGAAGTGGAATATGAAGAAAGGATAGATTGTTCAGACTTTGCCTGTGGAGGAAGGGAGATTCCTGGGTGCTCAACACTTGATGCTCATTGCTCTGTTcaagaagaataagaaactCAGAGGTACAAGGCACCTCCAGCACAGTGAAGTGAATACCCAAGCTTTTTGGATTTCTCCTAGGACACCTGGAAGGCTGGCACATAAGGTTTGTCATCTGCACACCTGCCATGAGTGACAAACACATGTGGGTTCATCTCAAAACTCAATAAGAACAAAGAAATAGCTCAGCCAATCTTTTGATTATAAATTAAGAATGGAGAAAAACTGTTACGTCAATCTCAAGAAGCTCAaccagtattttttttttttgatagacaacaaGAACATGCAGTAAAGAGTGCCAAAAGAGGAGGGGGCGCACCCTACGAATACAGAGAGAAGCTCAACCAGTATCAATGAAAGGTTTATTCTCTTCCTACAAAGATATTTCTTCGATTTTGTGAAACAGTCCCAGTTTTCTTTATGCCATTCTACTGTTGTTCCTATGAGAGGTAGTTTGGGCACACTTcaacaaatttgtaaaattttaatgtttcaaAATCTTGTTCATCTCATTAATCTGATGTTCAATGAGGTTCATAACAATAAAATTAGCAGGAAAGCACCATGAGTCAGAAACTGACAAAGTTCTTCTCCTTCAAGCTTTCAACTGTATCCTTCAGGCTCACCTCCAGAGGAGTGAAGTGAATGCCTAAACTCCTTGCTTTCTCTTGGGATACCCGGGAGGATGGTGCATAAGGTTTGTCATCTGCGCATCTGCAACCAAACACATGTGGATCCCATCTCAGAATTTTTTGCATGATACCAAGGCATAAATATTTAAGGGGAAACAAGATGGCAAGTACTCTTCAATGTATCCAATGGAACAATAGGAAGTAATATCGTGTTGATCTCACTTGCTTCTAATGATGGCACTAACGAGCACTAGCAATAACAAATAGAAACTTACCTTTCAGGTAGAGGTAATCCAGGGTAGAGCTTGCGCAAAATCTTCAGTATCTCAGAATTGTGTAAATCCCTCTCTACTAAGCAGTATCTTCCACTAGCTTCTGGGATCTCATATGCTTGAATGTGTGCATTGGCAACATCTCTAACATCAACCCACCAGGATGATATATTCGAAAATGTTTGAGCTCCTGCaacaaacaaattccaaatgcTTGCATTTGAAGAATTCAGTATCTTGATATAAAGTCTGCAATGTGCTTGTGgatattttgatgttttgtcattcattttcttggatATTGTCAAGTGATTAAACTAATCACATCGGTTATGCAGTTTAAACCCGTCCAAACAAGGAGTACTATTAGTTAGCGCaagaagaaacaaaacataTACTTATATTCAAGTagagaaataagaaacaaaacttAGGACACATTTTGCTGAAGAGTACCATTTATGAGGTTCAAAACTTGCTCTGCACTTAGATTAAGAGTGGGCTGTAAGAGAGGACCAATCACCCATCCTGGATTTATCGTGACCATGTCAATCCCATTCTCCTTTGAAAACTTCCAAGCGGCCTCCTCAGCTAAGGTCTTTGAAAGCACATACCATTGCTatcaaaaactcaaataatgacaTTTGGTTAGAAATGGTTTCAGTACTACTACTTCTAGTACTACTACCAGTGAAAAAACCggtaaaatatttcataaaacatGCAAAAAAGATGGTATGTGATAAGAAATAAGCTCAGATGCAAACCTTTGATTCCTTGCATAAAACTGGATCTGAAAACCAACTCTCATCAATTAGCACCTCAGGAGTCAGAGGTTCTCCAGTGAATAAAACTGAAGCCAAAGACGATGTTACAACCACTCTTTTGACAGATGGGAACTTTTGAACAGGACCTTAGGACATTGATGGTTCCCTTCAATGCAGGGTCAATCAATTCTGCCTGAACCTGGGGGTTAATGGCTTCCAATGCAACAGGGGATGCAGTATGAAAAACACCATCACATCCATCAACTACAGAATCAAAAGACCCTTCTTCCAACAAGTCTGCTTTGAACAAATGAAGCCTTTCCTGAGCTCCATCGAGTGAAAGCAAGTGCTGTGTCTTCTTTGGATCATCTGTggcatatatacatataaatgtAAGCACAACCAGTGAGTTAAATGGAAGCATATATAAGTGAAAATGCCCTCGGAGGTTCAGATAGAGAACTGACTTGGGTCTCGGACGGTTGCTTGAGAGTGTAACGGTGTTGGAGCAGGAGCTTCACCAGCCATGAAGCTATAAACCCAGAAGCTCCGGTCACGGACACCACCTTTCCTTCTCCACTCATCTCCCTTGACGTCTTACGAAACCTTTAAATCTATGTTACCCACTTGTACACTTCGTGTATATAGAGataattttgtttgataattttggtttggttgataattttgttgataattttgtttctacATTTGCGGTTACTTCACTACCATCGAGTCTTATATCAGCATTATTCAAGCTTAAGGcacaaaatttgaaacttacGCATTTCTGCATAATTTTCTACCGGGGTTTATTagtgagaattattttttataaaacatatttatattcaacagtaattaacaaaaatttggGGTTTCAATCTTATTGTCTCCAATCATTTCAGTACtcttaagaaacaaaatgagCAGAGATAGTAAAACTTCAGTAAGCTTAATTTTCCCTTGCTTAGGAATGGTTGAGCAGCCAATCACAGAATGAAGTTAATGGACCATGCCACCTCACTGCCTACATTTCCAAAGGCAGAGCTCACTGTGTCCTTTCATATGGTATAATCAAGAACATTGCCCTTACATAGTTTGTTAGCTACCAACCTCTGCATAAGTTAATGACAAGTGAAAATCTTCCTCAGTTACTTCCCAAACAAAAAATCTAGTTTGGCAGGGGCCTAAGGTCTACGAATCTCCTTGGTGCCTATTTAGGATAGTTGATAGCTTTTGTTGTTGAGCAGAAGCAGAAATAGAAGTTGCCGCTTTTTATATGCTGTTGGTTTTCTTTTGGAGAACTTCTAGCATGTCTTGGGAATTGCTTACCATGAACATGTTAGAAGATATATGACTCCAACACACTTC
This DNA window, taken from Vitis riparia cultivar Riparia Gloire de Montpellier isolate 1030 chromosome 13, EGFV_Vit.rip_1.0, whole genome shotgun sequence, encodes the following:
- the LOC117927795 gene encoding putative disease resistance protein At3g14460, which encodes MLRNIVLENCEGLKSLPDGMMLKMRNDSTDSNNLCLLEKLVIFSCPSLICFPKGQLPTTLDQLVTYRCPSLKSLPEGIPATLKKLYIRNCERLESLPEGIMHQHSTNAAALKELEISVCPSLTPFPRGKFPSTLERLHIEDCEHLESISGEMFHSTNNSLQSLILMRYPNLKTLPDCLNTLTYLRIEDFENLELLLPQIKKLTRLTRLDICNCKNIKTPLSQWGLSRLTSLKYLHISGMFPDATSFSDDPHSILFPTTLTSLTLSEFQNLESLASLSLQTLTSLEKLWIRNCPKLRSILSREGLLPDTLSELNVHRCPHLTQRYSKEEGDDWPKIAHIPCVHMYG